A genomic window from Thunnus thynnus chromosome 12, fThuThy2.1, whole genome shotgun sequence includes:
- the tsen15 gene encoding tRNA-splicing endonuclease subunit Sen15: protein MYEASDRADLSEKPAPPNWILQHPAYQQMKNLEVGDSAQVHAAFLVYMDLTEVRRWKDVSCVKSSELEVVLLEGREKEGSPVHTVLPLPAHQSLSHRSIRHVLDRGCPMLLCAVASDSTLVYQRMTDGLVTPDPPAGPFQDLGRRQHRKRRQQH from the exons ATGTATGAAGCGTCGGACAGAGCGGATCTGTCAGAGAAACCTGCACCTCCAAACTGGATCCTGCAGCATCCGGCG tATCAGCAAATGAAGAATCTGGAGGTTGGGGACAGTGCTCAAGTCCATGCAGCTTTCCTTGTGTACATGGATCTGACTGAGG TGCGACGGTGGAAAGATGTCTCTTGTGTCAAGAGTTCTGAACTTGAGGTTGTTTTGCtggaggggagggagaaggAAGGATCGCCCGTCCACACAGTTCTCCCACTGCCTGCTCACCAATCTCTGAGCCACAGAAG TATACGACATGTGCTAGACAGAGGATGTCCTATGCTGTTGTGCGCGGTGGCGTCAGACTCCACTCTGGTCTACCAGAGGATGACTGATGGGTTGGTGACACCGGACCCACCTGCAGGTCCCTTCCAAGATTTGGGACGCCGGCAGCACAGGAAGAGACGACAGCAGCACTGA
- the zgc:55943 gene encoding uncharacterized protein C1orf21 homolog, with protein sequence MGCTSAKQVSAVPNSEEGQSKAYSNGDLLSDEYKMKGVEKVKYISGDEGGVDGQDSTEKSALLGKGQHMDETGSNGNGKILSIHSSESQQEFFRMLDEKIEKGRDYCSEEEDLT encoded by the exons atgggcTGCACCTCTGCCAAGCAGGTGTCTGCTGTGCCCAACAGTGAGGAGGGCCAGAGCAAAGCCTACAGCAACGGGGACCTCCTCTCTG ATGAGTACAAGATGAAAGGAGTGGAGAAAGTCAAGTACATCAGCGGAGATGAGGGAGGAGTGGACGGCCAGGACAGCACC GAGAAAAGTGCTCTACTTGGTAAAGGTCAACACATGGATGAAACAGGATCAAACGGAAACGGAAAGATACT GAGCATCCACTCGTCAGAGAGTCAGCAAGAATTCTTCAGGATgttggatgagaagattgaAAAG GGCCGAGACTACTGCTCAGAGGAGGAAGATCTGACATAG